A region of Thermobifida halotolerans DNA encodes the following proteins:
- a CDS encoding acylneuraminate cytidylyltransferase — protein sequence MSVVAVIPARGGSKGVPLKNLARVGGRPLVARAVDACRRAELISTVVVSTDHDGIAKAARDAGAAVVERPAELGGDTASSESALLHALDRLAEDGTDPQILVFVQCTSPFIDPGDLDDAVRQVRDGLADSVFSAVETYEFLWRITPDGARGVNHDHAHRPRRQDREPHYRETGAFYVMRVDGFREHRHRFFGRIALQQVDPSHAVEVDSAEELDLVRAVARALDREEPLDVDAVVTDFDGVHTDDRAYVDQDGRESVAVTRGDGMGVRLLLEAGVRVCILSTEVNPVVRARARKLGVPVTHGLSDKRTALRQWMDDEGLDPARVAYVGNDVNDLGCLAEVGWPIAVPDSHPEVLAAARLVLTRPGGSGAVREVCERVLAARKG from the coding sequence GTGAGCGTTGTCGCCGTCATACCCGCACGAGGGGGGTCCAAGGGGGTGCCCCTCAAGAACCTCGCCAGAGTGGGCGGCCGCCCCCTGGTGGCACGAGCGGTGGACGCCTGCCGTCGCGCGGAACTGATCAGCACGGTGGTCGTCTCCACCGACCACGACGGCATCGCCAAGGCGGCCCGCGACGCCGGAGCGGCCGTGGTGGAACGCCCCGCCGAACTGGGCGGCGACACCGCGTCCTCGGAGTCGGCGCTGCTGCACGCCCTCGACCGGCTCGCCGAGGACGGCACCGACCCCCAGATCCTGGTGTTCGTGCAGTGCACCAGCCCGTTCATCGACCCCGGCGACCTCGACGACGCGGTGCGGCAGGTCCGCGACGGCCTCGCCGACTCGGTGTTCTCCGCCGTCGAGACCTACGAGTTCCTCTGGCGCATCACCCCCGACGGCGCCCGGGGAGTCAACCACGACCACGCCCACCGGCCGCGCCGGCAGGACCGCGAACCGCACTACCGGGAGACCGGGGCGTTCTACGTGATGCGCGTCGACGGTTTCCGGGAACACCGCCACCGTTTCTTCGGCCGCATCGCGCTGCAGCAGGTCGACCCGTCCCACGCCGTCGAGGTCGACTCCGCCGAGGAGCTGGACCTGGTCCGCGCGGTCGCCCGAGCTCTCGACCGCGAAGAACCGCTGGACGTCGACGCCGTGGTCACCGACTTCGACGGAGTGCACACCGACGACCGCGCCTACGTCGACCAGGACGGACGCGAGTCGGTGGCGGTGACCCGAGGCGACGGCATGGGCGTGCGCCTGCTGCTCGAGGCAGGAGTGCGCGTGTGCATCCTCTCCACCGAGGTCAACCCGGTGGTACGGGCACGCGCGCGGAAACTGGGTGTCCCTGTGACGCACGGGCTGAGCGACAAGCGCACAGCCCTGCGCCAGTGGATGGACGACGAGGGCCTCGACCCGGCCCGCGTCGCCTACGTCGGAAACGACGTGAATGACCTCGGTTGCCTGGCCGAGGTCGGATGGCCGATCGCGGTCCCGGACTCCCATCCGGAGGTCCTGGCCGCGGCCCGGCTTGTTCTGACCCGTCCCGGAGGCTCCGGGGCGGTCCGCGAGGTGTGTGAACGTGTCCTCGCGGCACGCAAAGGATAG
- a CDS encoding N-acetylneuraminate synthase family protein has product MTQNATTDLSVSVPAPVAIGDLLVGPGQPTYVIGEIGINHNGDVDIARQLIEVAAEAGCHAVKFQKRTPEICVPKEQQSKIRQTPWGEMTYLEYKHRVEFGRDEYTEIAKICDDHGLHWFASPWDVPSVEFLESFDVVTHKVASASITDHELLRALAATGKPIILSTGMSTIEEIDAAVELFDRDKLIIMHSTSTYPMPEEEANLRTIQTLQERYGVPVGYSGHERGLQISLAAVTLGAVAVERHITLDRAMWGSDHAASLEPTGLQHLVRDIRVIEKALGDGVKRVFPGEEEPRKRLRRTTA; this is encoded by the coding sequence ATGACCCAGAATGCAACGACCGACCTCAGCGTGTCTGTTCCGGCTCCCGTGGCGATCGGCGACCTCCTGGTCGGACCCGGCCAGCCCACCTACGTCATCGGTGAGATCGGAATCAACCACAACGGCGACGTGGACATCGCACGCCAGTTGATCGAGGTCGCGGCGGAAGCCGGATGCCACGCCGTCAAGTTCCAGAAGCGGACCCCCGAGATCTGCGTCCCCAAGGAGCAGCAGAGCAAGATACGGCAGACGCCGTGGGGCGAGATGACCTACCTGGAGTACAAGCACCGGGTGGAGTTCGGGCGGGACGAGTACACCGAGATCGCCAAGATCTGCGACGACCACGGTCTCCACTGGTTCGCCTCCCCCTGGGACGTGCCCTCGGTGGAGTTCCTGGAGTCCTTCGACGTCGTCACGCACAAGGTCGCGTCCGCCTCGATCACCGACCACGAACTGCTGCGCGCGCTCGCCGCGACCGGCAAGCCGATCATCCTGTCGACCGGCATGTCGACCATCGAGGAGATCGACGCCGCGGTGGAACTGTTCGACCGCGACAAGCTCATCATCATGCACTCCACCTCCACCTACCCGATGCCGGAGGAGGAGGCGAACCTGCGCACCATCCAGACCCTGCAGGAGCGCTACGGGGTGCCGGTGGGCTACTCCGGTCACGAGCGCGGTCTGCAGATCTCCCTGGCCGCGGTCACCCTGGGCGCGGTGGCGGTCGAACGCCACATCACCCTGGACCGCGCCATGTGGGGCTCCGACCACGCCGCCTCCCTGGAGCCCACCGGGCTCCAGCACCTGGTCCGCGACATCCGGGTGATCGAGAAGGCCCTCGGTGACGGCGTCAAGCGTGTCTTTCCCGGGGAGGAAGAGCCCCGCAAGCGACTGCGTCGCACGACCGCCTGA
- a CDS encoding glycosyltransferase family 2 protein, whose protein sequence is MTTLSVIVPVRDVEPFIADTLESLRRNARPDFEFIVVDDGSSDATPDLVHDSGLPGLTLIRSDRSTGPSAARNRGMAAAKGRYLTFLDGDDWLTPGYLPAAVEAIAELGVDFIKTDHIKATGKARTRARVPEGRRRVALPARSGILPENATTMVDYPNVWSGVYDRNLYDRGLLSFDEDLHTAEDRLWTWRLHLHADTYAAVPLVGVFYRREVAQSLTQIGDERQLQFFDAHDRIRAELESLPDGERYLPKLIRTYCALIAFHLDRAERLTPRVRRELRSRAVAVLAAMPRGLLARVLPALGPEREQILADLVDLETVVA, encoded by the coding sequence GTGACCACGTTGTCGGTCATCGTTCCGGTGCGTGACGTCGAACCGTTCATCGCAGACACCCTGGAGAGCCTGCGACGCAACGCACGCCCCGACTTCGAGTTCATCGTCGTCGACGACGGTTCGTCCGACGCCACCCCCGACCTGGTCCACGACTCGGGGCTGCCGGGGCTGACCCTGATCCGCTCCGACCGGTCGACCGGTCCGTCAGCGGCGCGCAACCGGGGAATGGCGGCGGCGAAGGGCCGCTACCTCACCTTCCTCGACGGCGACGACTGGTTGACACCCGGCTACCTGCCCGCCGCGGTCGAGGCCATCGCCGAACTCGGTGTCGACTTCATCAAGACCGACCACATCAAAGCCACCGGAAAGGCACGGACCAGAGCCCGCGTCCCCGAAGGACGCCGCAGGGTCGCGCTTCCCGCACGGTCGGGCATCCTGCCCGAGAACGCGACCACGATGGTCGACTACCCCAACGTGTGGTCCGGCGTCTACGACCGGAACCTGTACGACAGGGGCCTGCTCTCCTTCGACGAGGACCTGCACACCGCCGAGGACCGGCTGTGGACCTGGCGGCTGCACCTGCACGCCGACACCTACGCGGCCGTGCCCCTGGTCGGCGTCTTCTACCGGCGCGAGGTCGCCCAGTCGCTCACCCAGATCGGCGACGAACGCCAACTCCAGTTCTTCGACGCCCACGACCGCATCCGGGCGGAACTGGAGTCCCTGCCCGACGGTGAGCGTTACCTGCCCAAACTCATCCGCACCTACTGCGCGCTGATCGCCTTCCACCTCGACCGGGCAGAACGTCTGACTCCCCGGGTCCGCAGGGAGTTGCGTTCCCGGGCCGTCGCGGTCCTGGCCGCCATGCCGCGCGGACTGCTGGCCCGAGTACTCCCCGCACTCGGCCCCGAACGCGAGCAGATCCTGGCGGATCTGGTCGATCTGGAAACGGTGGTGGCCTGA
- a CDS encoding alpha-2,8-polysialyltransferase family protein: MAQLFVASTFFGAMSLAAAIDSGRFGPAEQRRILLVSNNATAPEVVPPLDAAPGFAALRPRFDEVISWNDLLWPFHPSTWHPREQEWPLLNRLLRRHWSLVEDEPLHLVVESIQVPPARAFAEIFDDATITVYSDGLMSYGPTRESPPRDIATRIDQVLYLDLVSGLEPLLLSEYDIARATIATEAFRAVVTEVTKAVDGVADRTELAGQPMLIGQYLAALDIVTAAEEDELHARMLRGVAAQGSRTVLFKPHPSSTTRTSSALRATAERLGVDLVMLDDPVPVEVWYEALRPSLVVGAFSTGLSTASCYYDIPIATVGTELLLERITPYQNSNRIPITLADATMPRLAEDGTVHPPRIPADRVQEELLPLLVAVSYCMQNSAYPHLRDEATAYLAGNLNDSTRRYFKKRRLTALRLPGATASKRRYPTWLAAGARRLRGGS, translated from the coding sequence ATGGCACAACTCTTCGTCGCCAGTACCTTCTTCGGGGCGATGTCGCTGGCCGCCGCGATCGACTCGGGGCGTTTCGGCCCGGCCGAGCAGCGCCGGATCCTCCTGGTGTCGAACAACGCGACCGCTCCCGAAGTGGTCCCGCCGCTGGACGCCGCGCCCGGGTTCGCGGCACTGCGCCCCCGCTTCGACGAGGTCATTTCCTGGAACGACCTGCTGTGGCCGTTCCACCCCTCGACGTGGCACCCCCGCGAGCAGGAGTGGCCGCTGCTGAACCGGCTGCTGCGCCGCCACTGGAGCCTGGTGGAGGACGAACCGCTCCACCTGGTGGTCGAGTCCATCCAGGTGCCTCCGGCCCGGGCGTTCGCCGAGATCTTCGACGACGCGACGATCACCGTCTACTCCGACGGGTTGATGAGCTACGGTCCCACCCGGGAGTCCCCGCCCAGAGACATCGCCACCCGCATCGACCAGGTCCTCTATCTCGACCTGGTGTCCGGCCTGGAACCGCTGCTGCTCAGCGAGTACGACATCGCGCGGGCCACGATCGCCACCGAGGCGTTCCGCGCGGTGGTCACCGAGGTCACCAAGGCCGTCGACGGTGTCGCGGACCGGACCGAACTGGCCGGGCAGCCGATGCTCATCGGCCAGTACCTCGCGGCGCTCGACATCGTCACCGCCGCCGAGGAGGACGAACTGCACGCACGGATGCTGCGTGGAGTGGCCGCCCAGGGCAGCCGCACGGTGCTGTTCAAACCGCACCCGTCCAGCACCACACGCACCTCCAGCGCACTGCGGGCGACCGCCGAGCGGTTGGGCGTGGATCTGGTGATGCTCGACGACCCGGTCCCCGTGGAGGTCTGGTACGAGGCACTGCGCCCCTCCCTGGTGGTGGGGGCGTTCTCCACCGGACTCAGTACGGCGTCGTGCTACTACGACATCCCGATCGCGACGGTGGGCACCGAACTGCTGCTGGAGCGGATCACCCCCTACCAGAACAGCAACCGGATTCCCATCACGCTCGCCGACGCCACCATGCCCCGGCTGGCCGAGGACGGCACGGTCCACCCGCCGCGCATCCCCGCCGACCGCGTTCAGGAGGAGTTGCTGCCGCTGCTGGTGGCGGTGAGCTACTGCATGCAGAACAGCGCCTACCCGCACCTGCGTGACGAGGCCACCGCCTACCTGGCCGGCAACCTCAACGACAGCACCCGCCGCTACTTCAAGAAGCGGCGGCTCACCGCGCTGCGCCTGCCCGGCGCGACCGCTTCCAAGCGGCGCTACCCGACATGGCTGGCGGCCGGGGCACGTCGGCTGCGCGGCGGCTCCTGA
- a CDS encoding acyltransferase family protein codes for MSVPVAPSTAAVHRAESAASPSTAKKSVFRPEIQGLRAVAVLLVVAYHVWFGRVSGGVDVFLLLTGFLITGSLVRTVQRHGRIRFLEFWSRLLGRLTPAAAVVLLGTLVATVLWLPRSRWRDVLADTLASALYYENWHLARNAVDYLARDDATSPLQHFWSLAIQGQSYLVLPVLVTVAALVARRSGRDVSVLVATLLGVVGTASLAYSVWITATDQAWAYFDSGARFWELAFGGVAAVLLPRLRLPEAVRAVLGWVGLTALVLCGIVLQVSTLFPGWIALWPTGAALLVIVAGGAGGRLGTGALLSWRPLMTVGDHAYALYLWHWPVLVVYLEISGRTLASPVGGLCVVAVSAALAASTKWLVEDGARRFTRTRATPAWALLVAAVCLAPVGAAVGGGGAYLDRQEEIRRELAADPANYPGALVLVENSGSGPATAPEGVPVLPYPTEADLDRGDNQGAGGCHLSFDATEVAVCEDGPADAEHTIVLVGQSHAAHWYTALRDASLSQGWRLVTMTKDACQFSTEPSYRGEEEYTECGVWNEGAMRIIADLRPDAVVTTATRSSAGNGESVLDGYTQRWRELDAMGIPVIGIRDTPRMGFDTSDCVARHLDDLDRCTTDFHRSLAERPPYETAAGVPQSTEFLDLSDYVCPDGRCPAVIGNVMVYYDDSHMTATYSATLAPIVEAEIRRVTGW; via the coding sequence GTGTCTGTTCCAGTTGCGCCCTCCACCGCCGCCGTACACCGCGCCGAAAGCGCCGCATCGCCGAGTACGGCGAAGAAGTCGGTTTTCCGCCCGGAGATCCAGGGACTGCGCGCTGTCGCGGTGCTCCTGGTGGTCGCCTACCACGTCTGGTTCGGCCGGGTTTCGGGCGGAGTGGATGTCTTCCTGCTGCTCACCGGTTTCCTGATCACCGGGAGCCTGGTCCGCACGGTGCAGCGGCACGGCCGGATCCGCTTCCTCGAGTTCTGGAGCAGACTGCTGGGACGGCTCACCCCGGCCGCCGCCGTGGTCCTGCTGGGCACGCTGGTCGCCACGGTGCTGTGGCTGCCGCGATCGCGGTGGCGGGACGTGCTCGCCGACACGCTGGCCTCCGCGCTCTACTACGAGAACTGGCACCTGGCCCGCAACGCGGTGGACTACCTGGCACGGGACGACGCCACCAGTCCGCTGCAGCACTTCTGGTCGCTGGCCATCCAGGGGCAGAGCTACCTGGTGCTTCCGGTGCTGGTCACCGTGGCGGCACTGGTCGCCCGCCGGTCGGGGCGCGACGTGTCCGTCCTGGTCGCGACGCTGTTGGGCGTGGTGGGCACGGCCTCACTCGCCTACTCGGTGTGGATCACCGCGACCGACCAGGCGTGGGCCTACTTCGACTCGGGGGCGCGGTTCTGGGAGTTGGCGTTCGGCGGGGTGGCCGCCGTGCTGCTGCCCCGACTGCGCCTGCCCGAGGCGGTGCGCGCGGTTCTCGGCTGGGTCGGACTCACCGCGCTGGTGCTGTGCGGGATCGTGCTCCAGGTGTCGACGCTGTTTCCCGGGTGGATCGCGCTGTGGCCCACGGGGGCGGCGCTGCTGGTGATCGTCGCGGGAGGCGCGGGCGGCCGGCTGGGCACGGGGGCGCTGCTGTCGTGGCGTCCTCTCATGACCGTCGGCGACCACGCCTATGCGCTGTACCTGTGGCACTGGCCGGTACTGGTGGTGTACCTGGAGATCAGTGGGCGCACACTGGCCTCACCGGTGGGTGGGCTGTGTGTCGTCGCGGTCTCCGCGGCGCTGGCGGCGTCCACCAAGTGGCTGGTCGAGGACGGTGCCCGCCGGTTCACGCGGACCAGGGCGACTCCGGCGTGGGCGCTGCTGGTCGCGGCGGTGTGTCTGGCTCCGGTGGGCGCCGCGGTCGGTGGAGGCGGCGCCTACCTGGACCGGCAGGAGGAGATCCGCCGGGAGTTGGCCGCGGACCCCGCCAACTACCCGGGAGCGCTCGTGCTGGTCGAGAACTCCGGTTCCGGCCCGGCGACGGCACCCGAGGGGGTGCCGGTGCTGCCCTATCCCACCGAGGCCGACCTGGACCGGGGCGACAACCAGGGAGCGGGCGGCTGTCACCTCTCCTTCGACGCGACCGAAGTGGCGGTGTGCGAGGACGGCCCCGCCGACGCCGAGCACACCATCGTCCTGGTGGGGCAGTCGCACGCCGCCCACTGGTACACGGCACTGCGCGACGCATCACTCAGCCAGGGGTGGCGGCTGGTCACCATGACCAAGGACGCCTGCCAGTTCAGTACCGAGCCCTCCTACCGGGGCGAGGAGGAGTACACCGAGTGCGGGGTGTGGAACGAGGGCGCCATGCGGATCATCGCGGACCTGCGGCCCGATGCGGTGGTGACCACCGCGACCCGGTCGAGCGCGGGCAACGGTGAGAGTGTCCTCGACGGCTACACGCAGCGCTGGCGGGAACTCGACGCGATGGGAATCCCGGTGATCGGGATCAGGGACACTCCGCGCATGGGGTTCGACACCTCCGACTGCGTGGCGCGGCACCTGGACGACCTGGACAGGTGCACCACCGACTTCCACCGCTCGCTCGCCGAACGGCCTCCGTACGAGACGGCGGCGGGCGTTCCGCAGTCCACGGAGTTCCTGGACCTCAGTGACTACGTCTGCCCGGACGGCCGCTGTCCGGCGGTGATCGGCAACGTCATGGTCTACTACGACGACTCCCACATGACCGCCACCTACTCGGCGACCCTCGCGCCGATCGTGGAGGCCGAGATCCGGCGGGTGACGGGGTGGTGA
- a CDS encoding metal-dependent hydrolase produces MMGFSHAATGALAGVAVAAPLTAATGVPPTPVSLLAWAALGAGAALVPDLDHPSSTVTRSQGPVTDLLSRGVRALSLAVYRRTRTPADNSGGEHRHLVHTPAFAIAVGAAAALACHLSWWASAVTVWFLSFLALRALVRRMTWGWVRTTLGSWAGAAVAAFGATALFLTVWGDGSPGWGIGLLVASGMVVHSLGDALTSSGVPLAWPVKINGRRWAMLGAPRWMRFRTGTWPEWVVQAGSLVGTVALGYVLIT; encoded by the coding sequence ATGATGGGCTTCAGCCATGCCGCGACCGGTGCGCTCGCCGGGGTCGCGGTCGCCGCCCCGCTGACTGCCGCCACAGGTGTCCCGCCCACCCCGGTGAGCCTGCTGGCCTGGGCGGCCCTCGGTGCGGGAGCGGCGCTGGTCCCCGACCTGGACCACCCCTCCTCCACCGTCACCCGCTCCCAGGGACCCGTCACCGACCTGCTGTCGCGGGGCGTGCGCGCGCTGTCCCTGGCCGTCTACCGGCGTACCAGGACCCCGGCCGACAACTCCGGCGGCGAGCACCGCCATCTCGTGCACACACCCGCCTTCGCGATCGCCGTCGGCGCCGCGGCGGCCCTGGCCTGTCACCTGTCGTGGTGGGCGAGCGCCGTCACTGTGTGGTTTCTGTCCTTTCTCGCCCTGCGCGCACTGGTCCGCCGGATGACCTGGGGTTGGGTGCGTACCACTCTCGGTTCGTGGGCGGGCGCGGCCGTGGCCGCGTTCGGCGCCACCGCCCTCTTCCTGACCGTCTGGGGGGACGGGTCACCGGGCTGGGGCATCGGTCTGCTCGTCGCGTCGGGCATGGTCGTCCACTCTCTCGGCGACGCGCTCACCTCCTCCGGGGTGCCGTTGGCCTGGCCGGTCAAGATCAACGGCCGCCGTTGGGCGATGCTCGGCGCGCCCCGGTGGATGCGTTTCCGCACCGGGACCTGGCCCGAGTGGGTCGTCCAGGCGGGTTCCCTCGTCGGCACCGTGGCCCTCGGCTACGTCCTCATCACCTGA
- a CDS encoding DUF6716 putative glycosyltransferase, protein MTDRGTVHVMAIADSDSYLKWAAGLLDALPEGWSGELAVIRTPIAPSPSQMRGAVRGTRNDVALPPVLSAMALRRAIRRVRPDVVVTACTGPVVDVLVNDLLSGLSPRPVLVSGLPGVSVPATEKAWLYRAPVDLFILHSRREVAEFRELGERLGVTGEVGLATLPFLAGGPAPGSDAPTIAAPAEDAPRNRVVFATQAKVPVEREERESILRALADLAVRRPDLEVVVKLRARAHEQQTHRERHHFETLWHDLVAAGEVPADAVSFADGSMREQLAHAVGFVTVSSTAALEAIAQDVPLLILSDFGVSAEMINLVFEDSGALGTLDDLRAADFREPDKDWCAENYFHDATVNDWARRLSVLVDRSRTEGLPQRPPLLAAPMDLTRRRRARLRMDVPPGALRTIGRFRKRLRRVRRRLIPR, encoded by the coding sequence TTGACCGACCGTGGAACCGTGCATGTCATGGCGATCGCCGACTCCGACTCCTACCTGAAGTGGGCGGCGGGACTGCTGGACGCGCTTCCTGAGGGATGGTCGGGAGAACTCGCGGTGATCCGCACCCCGATCGCGCCCTCGCCGTCGCAGATGCGCGGCGCGGTGCGGGGGACACGCAACGACGTGGCCCTGCCGCCGGTGCTGTCCGCCATGGCGCTGCGCCGGGCCATACGCCGGGTCCGGCCCGACGTCGTCGTGACCGCGTGCACCGGTCCGGTGGTGGACGTCCTGGTCAACGACCTGCTCTCGGGGCTCTCTCCCCGTCCGGTGCTGGTGTCGGGGCTGCCGGGCGTGTCCGTTCCGGCCACGGAGAAGGCGTGGCTGTACCGCGCGCCGGTCGACCTGTTCATCCTGCACAGCCGCCGTGAGGTCGCCGAGTTCCGCGAACTGGGGGAGCGTCTGGGAGTGACCGGAGAGGTCGGGCTGGCGACGCTGCCGTTCCTGGCCGGCGGCCCCGCCCCCGGGTCGGACGCGCCGACCATCGCCGCCCCTGCCGAGGACGCGCCGCGCAACCGCGTGGTGTTCGCGACGCAGGCGAAGGTCCCGGTGGAGCGTGAGGAGCGCGAGTCGATCCTGCGTGCGCTCGCCGACCTCGCGGTCCGCCGCCCCGACCTGGAGGTGGTGGTCAAGCTGCGCGCCCGCGCCCACGAGCAGCAGACCCACCGGGAGCGCCACCACTTCGAGACCCTGTGGCACGACCTGGTGGCCGCCGGGGAGGTGCCCGCCGACGCGGTGTCGTTCGCCGACGGGTCGATGCGGGAGCAGTTGGCGCACGCTGTCGGCTTTGTCACGGTCAGCTCCACGGCGGCGCTGGAGGCGATCGCGCAGGACGTGCCGCTGCTCATCCTGTCGGACTTCGGGGTCTCGGCGGAGATGATCAACCTGGTGTTCGAGGACAGCGGAGCGCTGGGCACCCTCGACGACCTGCGCGCGGCCGACTTCAGGGAGCCGGACAAGGACTGGTGCGCGGAGAACTACTTCCACGACGCCACCGTCAACGACTGGGCGCGACGGCTGTCCGTGCTGGTGGACCGCTCCCGCACCGAGGGGCTCCCGCAGCGTCCGCCCCTGTTGGCCGCTCCGATGGATCTCACCCGCCGTCGCCGTGCCCGCCTGCGCATGGACGTACCGCCGGGCGCGTTGCGCACGATCGGCCGGTTCCGTAAGCGGCTCAGAAGGGTTCGTCGGCGACTGATCCCCCGTTGA